The following coding sequences lie in one Myxococcus xanthus genomic window:
- the argS gene encoding arginine--tRNA ligase has translation MSTSVYSRYRAAFAQALATALGVPAADIEAQVKPAEPAHGDLSFATFPLAKAQKKAPPAIAAGLAQSLSVPGLEIKAVGPYVNARFTALPFTSEVIDAARGAGIRYGGDEDAGRGKTVAIDYSSPNIAKPIGFHHIRTTFLGHCIANIYRALGWRVEGINYLGDWGKQFGLVAVGFQEYGDPARIDDMGHLVEVYVKANKRAEAEPEFDEKARAFFRRMEAGDAEALKLWNQFRDTSIKGFKKIYARMGIEFEHIEGESRYQGKMDAVIDQIAKKPGVKESQGALIVDLPYAENEPPILLKKNDGSTLYATRDLAAAQDRYERFQFDKSLYVVAQDQALHFRQVFRTLKEMDLPWADRTVHVAFGRIHGMSTRKGQVVQLNDVLDEARERVSVKVRENVEAGRIQTDDADALSEQIALGAIAFGDLKHKRASDYTFDWDEVLSFEGHTGPYLQYAHARAVNVLRKGGGAPASYDAALLTLPEEQALLREIMRLPEVVRDAAEQYEPSLVARLLLDVASALSRYYTLGNQERDKRINVEGDDALRSARLALIDAARVTLAAGLTLLGIPTPDNM, from the coding sequence ATGAGCACATCCGTCTACTCCCGTTACCGCGCCGCCTTCGCCCAGGCTCTTGCCACTGCCCTGGGTGTGCCGGCCGCCGACATCGAAGCCCAGGTCAAGCCCGCCGAGCCGGCGCACGGCGACCTCAGCTTCGCCACCTTCCCTCTCGCCAAGGCCCAGAAGAAGGCCCCGCCCGCCATCGCCGCAGGACTGGCGCAGTCGCTCAGCGTCCCCGGACTGGAAATCAAGGCCGTGGGTCCGTACGTCAACGCGCGCTTCACCGCCCTGCCCTTCACCTCGGAGGTCATCGACGCCGCGCGCGGCGCGGGCATCCGCTACGGCGGTGACGAGGACGCGGGCCGCGGCAAGACGGTGGCCATCGACTACTCGTCGCCGAACATCGCCAAGCCCATTGGCTTCCACCACATCCGCACGACGTTCCTCGGCCACTGCATCGCCAACATCTACCGGGCGCTGGGTTGGCGGGTGGAAGGCATCAACTACCTGGGCGACTGGGGCAAACAGTTCGGCCTGGTGGCCGTGGGATTCCAGGAGTACGGCGACCCGGCCCGCATCGACGACATGGGCCACCTGGTGGAGGTATACGTCAAGGCCAACAAGCGCGCCGAGGCCGAGCCCGAGTTCGACGAGAAGGCCCGCGCCTTCTTCCGCCGCATGGAGGCCGGTGACGCCGAGGCCCTCAAGCTCTGGAACCAGTTCCGCGACACGAGCATCAAGGGCTTCAAGAAGATCTACGCGCGGATGGGCATCGAGTTCGAGCACATCGAGGGCGAGAGCCGCTACCAGGGGAAGATGGACGCGGTCATCGACCAGATTGCGAAAAAGCCCGGCGTGAAGGAGTCGCAGGGCGCGCTCATCGTCGACCTGCCCTACGCGGAGAACGAGCCGCCCATCCTGCTGAAGAAGAACGACGGCAGCACGCTGTACGCCACGCGTGACCTGGCCGCCGCGCAGGACCGGTACGAGCGCTTCCAGTTCGACAAGTCGCTCTACGTCGTCGCTCAGGACCAGGCGCTGCACTTCCGGCAGGTGTTCCGCACGCTGAAGGAAATGGACCTGCCCTGGGCGGACCGCACCGTCCACGTCGCGTTCGGCCGCATCCACGGCATGAGCACGCGCAAGGGCCAGGTGGTCCAGCTCAACGACGTGCTGGACGAGGCGCGCGAGCGTGTCTCCGTCAAGGTGCGGGAGAACGTGGAGGCCGGACGCATCCAGACGGACGACGCGGACGCCCTCTCCGAGCAGATCGCCCTGGGCGCCATCGCCTTCGGCGACCTCAAGCACAAGCGCGCCAGCGACTACACCTTCGACTGGGACGAGGTGCTCAGCTTCGAGGGTCACACCGGCCCCTATCTCCAGTACGCCCACGCGCGCGCCGTCAACGTGCTGCGCAAGGGCGGTGGCGCGCCGGCCAGCTACGACGCGGCCCTGCTGACACTCCCCGAGGAGCAGGCCCTGCTGCGCGAAATCATGCGCCTGCCCGAGGTGGTCCGCGACGCGGCGGAGCAGTACGAGCCCAGCCTCGTGGCCCGGCTGCTGCTCGACGTAGCCTCGGCGCTCAGCCGCTACTACACGCTCGGCAACCAGGAGCGGGACAAGCGCATCAACGTCGAAGGCGATGACGCGCTGCGTTCTGCACGACTCGCCCTGATTGACGCCGCTCGGGTTACGCTCGCCGCGGGACTGACGCTGCTGGGCATTCCCACGCCCGACAACATGTAG